CTGTACTGGCGATATCAGTGAAAGAGTATTCTATGAATGCGTCCGCTTACCGCCGCAGACTGCTGAACAGTTCTATGGCATTCGGGGCGTCTGTCGCCGCCGCCTCGCTGGTGTTCGCGACGCCGACCCTGGCGCAGGACGTCGGAACGGCCGGTCAGCCCGATCCTGCCACCCAGTCGGACGAGGCGGCTCAGGTCGACGACGTCGTGGTCACGGGATCGCGGATCAGCCGCCAGGACTATCAGGCGACCAGCCCGATCGTGACCGTCACCCAGGAAGACTTCCAGGCGACCGGCTCGGTGACCATCGACACCCTGGTCAACGACCTTCCGCAGTTCGTGCCGTCGGTGAACTCGTCGTCGAACAACCCTTCGAACGGCGGTCAGGCCAACATCAACCTGCGGGGTCTCGGGACCCAGCGCACGCTGGTGCTGATGAACGGTCGACGGGTCGTTCCGTCCAACTCGGACGGTACGGTCGACATCAACCTGCTGCCCACGCCGCTGATCCAGAACATCGAGGTCATTTCGGGTGGTGCCTCGGCGGCCTATGGCTCGGACGCGCTCGCCGGTGTGGCCAACTTTATCCTGAACGAGAATTTCGAGGGCGTTCAGTTCGACGCCCAGTACGGCGTCACCGACCGCCAGGACGGCGTCAGCGAAAGCTACGCCCTGACGCTGGGCGGTGAGATCGCCGACGGCCGGGGCCATCTGGTCCTGTCGCTCGGTCACTCCAGCCGCGACCAGATCTTCAACCGCGATCGCGAGTTCTCGGCGATCTCGGGTCCGTCGGGCACCACGCCGCTCGGCAGCACGACCTTCGATTCGACCAACCTTCCCAGCCAAACCCTGGTCCAAAGCTATTTCGGGGACGGGGCCCTGACCAACACGGGCCAGTTCGGCTTCAACAACGACGGCTCCGTCTTCAGCTACGTCCGCACGCTGAACTTCGACAGCCCGGGCGGCATCGACTACGACGGCTACGCCAATCCCGGCGTGGGCGACTACGTCTACAACACGGGCCCCCTGAACCTGAACCAGCTGGGACTGAACCGCTGGAACGCCTACGTCGGCGGTCGTTACGAGATCAACGCCGGGGCCGAGGTCTACGCGAACCTGCTGTTCACGGAATACGACTCGGCCAATGAACTGGCGGCCAGCCCTGCGGCCGGCAACGTCCCGGCCACCGGCTTCCGCGTGCCGGTCACCAACCCGTTCATCTCTGCCGACCTCGCCGCGCTGCTGGCGTCGCGCCCCACGCCCGGCGGCTCCTTCCTGCTGAACAAGCGCTTCAACGCGCTCGGCGGTCGCCGCGCCAACGAGAACTACAACGTCTACCAGAGCACGGTGGGTGTTCGCGGCGACCTCGTCGGCCTGCGTGACTGGACCTATGACGTCTACGCCCAGTACGGCCGCGTCCTGCGGACGTCCGTGCAATCCGGCAACGTCTCGCGCTCGGCGGTCCAGAGGCTTCTGGACGCCGCCGACGGCGGGGCTTCGCTCTGCGCCGGCGGTTTCGACTGGTACGGCGAGACCGCGCTCTCGGCCGAATGCGCCACCTACATCGGCCGGACCGCCCAGAACGTGACCGAGCAGGAGCAGTCGGTGGTCGAGGCCACGCTGCAGGGCAGCCTGCTGGAGCTCCCGGCCGGAGACCTGCGCTTCGCGGGCGGCATCCAGTACCGCGAGGACGTCTTCGCCTTCCGCCCGGACGCCTCCCTGGCCCAGGTCAATCCCGTCGTGGTCCGTCCCGACGGCGGCTCGGTGGGCGGCTCCGAGATCGCCGGCTTCAACCCCGGCCAGCCTCTGGTGGGTGACACCAACTCGGTCGAGTACTTCCTGGAAGTGCTGGTCCCCCTCCTGTCGGACCTGCCCTTCATCCAGCAACTGGACCTGAACCTGGGCTACCGGCTCTCGGATTATTCGACTGTGGGCTACGTCGATGCCTACAAGGCCGACCTCGACTGGGAGATCACCGACTTCCTGCGGGTCCGCGGTGGCGTCCAGCGCGCCGTCCGTGCCCCGTCCGTCGGGGAACTGTTCGCCCCGGTGAACACCTCCTTCCCGAGCGTGGGCACCGTTTCGGCCACCGGCATCTCCGGCGACCCCTGCGACATCCGCTCCAGCTACCGCACCGGCCCGAACGCCGCCCAGGTGCGCGATCTGTGCCTGGCGCAGGGCATCTCGGCCTCGGCCATCGACGCCTATGTCTTCACCAACAACCAGGTCCCCGGCATCACCGGCGGCAATCCCGATCTGGTGGAGGAAACCTCGGACTCCTTCTCGGCCGGCCTGGTCATCACCTCGCCCTACGACAACGCCTGGCTGTCGGGCTTCTCGGCCTCGATCGACTACTACGACATCGAGATCGAGAACGTGATCGGCACGATCGGGGCCTCGGCCCAGCTGCAGGGCTGCTTCAACGCGCGCGGCGAAAACCCGACCTTCGACCCGAACAACGGCTACTGCGCCCTGTTCGATCGCGATCCGCTGTCGGGCAACGTCAACCAGGCCCGTGAGGTCAACGGCAACCTCGCGACCCTGAAGACGTCCGGCATCGACGCCCAGTTCGACTGGAATTTCGTCCTCGCAGACATCGGCGCGCCCGACTGGGGCAACCTGAACTTCAACGTGGTCGTCGGCTGGCTCGAGAACCGCGAGCGTCAGGACGCGCCGGGTGGTCCGTTCACCAACCGCACGGGCACGATCGACAGCGTGTTCGGCAACACCTTCCCGGAATGGAAGTCGCTGGCCTCGGTCAACTGGAGCCACGGCGCGTTCGGCCTGGGCGCGCGCTGGCGTCATGTCGGCGAGATGACGCAGTTCGGCACGACCAACGAACTGGACGCTGCGAACTACTTCGACATCAACGGCAGCTGGGATCTGACCGAACGGGTCAGCCTGCGCTTCACCGTGAACAACGTCGGGGATGAGCAGCCCATCGTCTACTCCCCGGGTGTGCAGGCCAATACCGATCCTTCGACCTACGACACCCTCGGTCGGCGCTACTCGGTCGGCCTGACCGCGCGCTTCTAGGGCGGGTCGGCTTTCGGCGGACCCCCGCCTCCCGGGGTCCGCCGAACTTACCACTGCACAGCCCACACGGCGGTCCCGCCGAGGGGCTGCGGTCAGCCCGCGATGAGGATCACGAGCTGAAAGACTTCGCGCCAGAACAGACCGCAAAGTCCGCCGGTGACCAGCAGCACGACTGTCCTGAACAGCGACCGGGACTGTCGCGCCTCATCCATGGTGGCCATAACGTTCCAGATCCGTTGGAGAGAAGATGCCGAGTTGGCCGTCCTCCCGGGGCAGGACCAACCCGACGTAGGTCCACGAAGAGGTGGCGGCCCTGGGACGATGTTCGGCGGGAATGGCCCTGGGTTTCCGGTCCGCATCGATGTCGAACATGGCGATGTCCTTCCCGATGATCAGCACGACCCAGTCATCGGCTGTGAGGTAGAGGTTCGCCGGCGGCCCCATCGGCTCGATATCGCCGACATAGGACCGGAGCCGTCCGGCACGATTGATCAGCGTCAGTTCCAGGGTCGGCTGGCTGAAGGCCCCGTCGCGCACGCGGAACAGAAGACTGGCCCCCGGCGTGGGAAGCGCGAGGCTCTGCGGTGGGCTGACCTGATCGCAGCCCGCCAGGACGGCGAGGGACAGGGCACCGCTCATGACCGTCCGGCACGGCACGCGACCGCGCGTCGTCCGGGGCGGATCGACGGGTCGAGGGCTGATCAGGTTTTCAACGGTCTCGCGCAACGGTGGAAAATCTCGATGGGATCGAGATCGTTAGTCGAACAGGCCGCTTCTTCGTCCCCCATTGTGGGGACAACGACCCAACCCCGAACGAGCGGATCGTGTTAGCTGCGCTACCTGAGCAGTGGCGCTGGAGCGAGACAATCCGAACCAGGACCCTGCGAACGGAAGCCGGGTGTCCACACGCCGGGGGCCGCCCGGGAAAGATCAGACGATTTCAGGGATCGGCACGGCGCGCCCGGCACCCCGGTTCGCGAGCCGCAGGCCGCTCCGGACCTGGCGATTCAGGCACACTGTTGCCCACGTTGACATCGCCACGAATGGGCAAGGGTCAGCGCCATGAGGAGGCTCGCCGCAGCGCTCTCGGTTGCAGAAGGTCCTGATGCCGACACCATGATCAGCCATCACAAATCCAGGGCTACACTATACGTCGACCCGGCCGTGCTGCGCGGTTTCGATCTAGACTTCGACTGATCTTTTGAAACATCCGATAGCTATGGAAATAGCGCGCAGAGTTCGTAGGTCTGTTCTCGTCAGCCTTGATGATTCCGCGTCCGTTCTATTGGAATAATGGCTGACGTTCTGGTAAATATTGAATGAAGGGGTAGCTGCGGCCTGAATCGCTGCTCCTTGATCCTGTCGCATTTGAGGTGTTTACTGATAACCCTGCACTGAAGGTAAATCTCATGAAATATGCCGGTGCCGGGGGCAACGTCCCCTCCGAAGGGTCAGATCAGGCAATGGACCGGAACTGGTACCGCTTTGACATCGCCCATGCCGGCATCCTTCATTCCGACAGCACCGGCCTTCGCCTGGGCGAGGGGCAACCCGTTCGGGACGCCGCCTTGTCGGCGCTTCTCGAGTTTGCGCTGGATACCCCCGGGGGGCCGGATCACTACGTGGTCAGCGTAAGATCGGCCGATGGCAACATCGCCTTGACCGCGACGCTTCAGGTTTCCGCGGCCGGGCAGGGTAATACCCAACCCTGAGGACGAAGCTTCGTGCCCGGTTAGGTTAATTGTCAGTACCGCCACACATAAACTGACCTAGAAGCGTCGGATGAACCTCGGATCGTTTGACGTCGGCCAGTATTTCGAATGCTGGTCAGAGCG
This DNA window, taken from Brevundimonas subvibrioides ATCC 15264, encodes the following:
- a CDS encoding DUF6894 family protein, whose amino-acid sequence is MKYAGAGGNVPSEGSDQAMDRNWYRFDIAHAGILHSDSTGLRLGEGQPVRDAALSALLEFALDTPGGPDHYVVSVRSADGNIALTATLQVSAAGQGNTQP
- a CDS encoding TonB-dependent receptor plug domain-containing protein, with the translated sequence MNASAYRRRLLNSSMAFGASVAAASLVFATPTLAQDVGTAGQPDPATQSDEAAQVDDVVVTGSRISRQDYQATSPIVTVTQEDFQATGSVTIDTLVNDLPQFVPSVNSSSNNPSNGGQANINLRGLGTQRTLVLMNGRRVVPSNSDGTVDINLLPTPLIQNIEVISGGASAAYGSDALAGVANFILNENFEGVQFDAQYGVTDRQDGVSESYALTLGGEIADGRGHLVLSLGHSSRDQIFNRDREFSAISGPSGTTPLGSTTFDSTNLPSQTLVQSYFGDGALTNTGQFGFNNDGSVFSYVRTLNFDSPGGIDYDGYANPGVGDYVYNTGPLNLNQLGLNRWNAYVGGRYEINAGAEVYANLLFTEYDSANELAASPAAGNVPATGFRVPVTNPFISADLAALLASRPTPGGSFLLNKRFNALGGRRANENYNVYQSTVGVRGDLVGLRDWTYDVYAQYGRVLRTSVQSGNVSRSAVQRLLDAADGGASLCAGGFDWYGETALSAECATYIGRTAQNVTEQEQSVVEATLQGSLLELPAGDLRFAGGIQYREDVFAFRPDASLAQVNPVVVRPDGGSVGGSEIAGFNPGQPLVGDTNSVEYFLEVLVPLLSDLPFIQQLDLNLGYRLSDYSTVGYVDAYKADLDWEITDFLRVRGGVQRAVRAPSVGELFAPVNTSFPSVGTVSATGISGDPCDIRSSYRTGPNAAQVRDLCLAQGISASAIDAYVFTNNQVPGITGGNPDLVEETSDSFSAGLVITSPYDNAWLSGFSASIDYYDIEIENVIGTIGASAQLQGCFNARGENPTFDPNNGYCALFDRDPLSGNVNQAREVNGNLATLKTSGIDAQFDWNFVLADIGAPDWGNLNFNVVVGWLENRERQDAPGGPFTNRTGTIDSVFGNTFPEWKSLASVNWSHGAFGLGARWRHVGEMTQFGTTNELDAANYFDINGSWDLTERVSLRFTVNNVGDEQPIVYSPGVQANTDPSTYDTLGRRYSVGLTARF